One stretch of Chryseobacterium indologenes DNA includes these proteins:
- a CDS encoding MFS transporter, whose amino-acid sequence MNTYPKRWQSLNFLIAGAFLSPLDYFIVNMALPSIKNAFKASDHQLQMVIAIYGLTYGALVVCGGRLGDLYGHKKIFTWGLYIFLWSSLACAFSPTIIWLIIARLFQGVGASLLAPQVLASIKILFSSKEQPKAVSLFSSVFGLASVIGQLLGGLLLSMHWGNLSWELVFLVNVPITVICITGIHFTMDNNHKETHSGIDFKGSLLLIMALLMLICPLIFGQKYHWAWWILAIMLSGISLLFIFIRYETYLLKNNLPILIDPTLLQHRPFALSLIILFFYNFTSGLFICYPYYLQEFLHQDSMQTGLAIVPYGIAFFLGPLMVSKMKLPAYKMINIGLGLLIGGFIFSAICFYFQQKPSFITHITLFMAGLGHGTIMPVMMRTAITFTTKDKAGQASGLISIGIQVGSVMGGVIIGTLFFNTIDLLGFTTAFATAIFMIGAVQLIGVLISSKLRMYIHS is encoded by the coding sequence ATGAACACTTATCCGAAACGATGGCAATCTCTCAATTTTCTAATTGCCGGAGCCTTTCTTTCTCCATTGGATTATTTTATTGTAAACATGGCTTTACCTTCCATAAAAAATGCTTTCAAAGCCAGTGATCACCAGCTGCAAATGGTCATTGCTATTTACGGACTTACTTATGGAGCCTTAGTGGTGTGTGGCGGAAGATTGGGAGACCTTTATGGGCACAAAAAAATTTTTACATGGGGATTGTATATTTTTTTATGGTCTTCTCTGGCTTGTGCTTTTTCCCCTACCATAATATGGCTTATTATCGCAAGATTATTTCAGGGAGTTGGAGCTTCATTGCTTGCCCCGCAGGTTTTAGCCTCCATAAAAATTCTGTTCAGCAGTAAGGAACAGCCTAAAGCAGTAAGTCTGTTCAGTTCAGTATTTGGATTGGCATCTGTTATTGGACAGTTACTTGGAGGTCTGCTGCTGAGCATGCATTGGGGAAACTTATCCTGGGAACTTGTATTTCTTGTAAATGTTCCTATTACTGTCATTTGTATTACAGGCATCCATTTTACGATGGACAATAACCATAAAGAAACTCATTCAGGAATTGATTTTAAAGGCTCACTGCTGCTTATTATGGCGCTGCTTATGCTGATATGTCCCCTTATTTTTGGACAAAAATATCATTGGGCATGGTGGATATTGGCAATTATGCTATCAGGAATATCACTATTGTTTATTTTTATCAGATACGAAACGTATCTTTTGAAGAATAACCTTCCGATCCTTATAGATCCCACTCTTCTTCAGCATAGACCTTTTGCCTTAAGTCTTATCATTCTCTTTTTTTATAATTTCACCTCTGGTCTGTTCATTTGCTATCCTTATTATCTGCAGGAATTTTTACATCAGGATTCTATGCAGACAGGGCTTGCCATTGTTCCTTATGGTATCGCTTTTTTCCTTGGACCATTGATGGTATCTAAAATGAAACTTCCTGCTTATAAAATGATCAACATTGGTTTGGGATTATTAATAGGAGGCTTTATTTTCAGCGCAATATGTTTTTACTTTCAGCAAAAACCTTCTTTCATCACCCATATAACTTTATTTATGGCCGGATTGGGTCATGGCACCATCATGCCAGTAATGATGCGGACTGCCATTACTTTTACCACTAAAGATAAAGCTGGACAGGCTTCCGGTTTGATAAGTATAGGAATCCAGGTAGGTAGTGTGATGGGAGGAGTTATAATTGGAACATTGTTTTTCAATACAATTGATTTACTGGGGTTTACAACAGCTTTTGCAACAGCAATCTTTATGATTGGAGCGGTTCAGCTGATAGGAGTATTGATAAGCAGTAAACTACGTATGTATATTCATTCTTAA
- a CDS encoding AraC family transcriptional regulator, protein MKGLHLEGIKVKETKLKGEVVFKTTSFLSFVYIVKGKGNLLYDDRYINFTEGKLFIIPQQESYRFESENADVIGIECPIEFIDKIRHEADRIESCENLYKLQYISNNYHARAGCVFRNKNDEDFAKTLIQQITYEFRNKAEDYLIIRNCISILLNLIARNIIQSETSDLQENRKAFSIMKIIAYIQKHIKDREKTGIQAIAEHFGISGNYFGEYFKQQTGISYQDYLLDYRIKLVETYLKYSSIRLSEIAYELQFSDESHLSKLFKKYRGVTPGEYRKKNK, encoded by the coding sequence ATGAAAGGACTCCATCTTGAAGGAATTAAAGTGAAGGAAACAAAGCTTAAAGGAGAAGTGGTTTTTAAAACAACCTCTTTTCTTTCATTTGTTTATATTGTAAAAGGAAAAGGAAATCTGCTGTATGATGATCGTTATATTAATTTTACAGAAGGTAAACTTTTTATTATTCCCCAACAGGAGTCTTACCGATTTGAAAGTGAGAATGCTGATGTGATTGGTATAGAATGTCCTATTGAGTTTATTGATAAGATTCGCCATGAAGCAGACCGTATAGAAAGTTGTGAAAACCTGTATAAGTTACAATATATCAGCAATAATTACCATGCCCGTGCCGGGTGTGTATTCCGTAATAAAAATGATGAAGATTTTGCAAAGACCCTGATTCAGCAGATTACGTATGAATTCAGGAATAAGGCTGAAGACTATCTTATCATCCGTAACTGCATTTCAATCCTGCTTAATCTCATTGCCAGAAATATTATTCAAAGTGAGACTTCAGACCTGCAGGAGAATAGAAAGGCTTTCTCCATTATGAAGATCATTGCTTATATCCAAAAACATATAAAGGATAGAGAAAAGACAGGAATTCAGGCAATTGCAGAGCATTTTGGGATTTCTGGAAATTATTTTGGAGAATATTTTAAACAGCAGACCGGAATTTCCTACCAGGATTACTTACTGGATTATCGAATCAAACTGGTAGAAACTTATTTGAAATATAGCAGTATAAGGTTAAGTGAGATTGCTTATGAGCTGCAATTTAGTGATGAGAGCCATCTTTCCAAGCTTTTTAAAAAGTACAGAGGGGTTACTCCCGGTGAGTACAGGAAGAAGAATAAGTAG
- a CDS encoding MarR family winged helix-turn-helix transcriptional regulator yields MDFDFIKELGYKALDSRLKRISDRMAHDVRKFYKDFGIDVEPNWYLVFMLLQKKEEISITDIAEPLGYSHPSVVVIVKKMTEKGYLIIKKDNEDKRKQLISLSPKAIEMLPKLEQVWDSCEKAILKLLSEDLSILSYLDEIDKELKEESFHNRFKKEYLKSIQS; encoded by the coding sequence ATGGATTTTGATTTTATTAAAGAATTGGGGTATAAAGCATTGGATAGTAGACTGAAAAGGATCAGTGACCGGATGGCTCATGATGTAAGGAAATTTTACAAAGACTTCGGAATTGATGTGGAACCCAACTGGTATTTGGTTTTTATGCTGCTGCAAAAAAAAGAAGAGATCTCTATTACAGATATTGCAGAGCCTTTGGGGTATTCTCATCCGTCTGTTGTGGTTATTGTAAAGAAAATGACAGAAAAAGGATATCTGATTATTAAAAAAGATAATGAAGATAAACGTAAACAGCTGATCTCGTTGTCTCCTAAAGCTATTGAGATGCTTCCAAAGCTGGAACAGGTTTGGGATAGCTGTGAAAAAGCTATTTTAAAATTATTGTCTGAGGATTTGTCTATTCTTTCTTACCTGGATGAAATAGATAAGGAATTGAAAGAGGAATCTTTCCACAACCGTTTCAAAAAAGAATACTTAAAATCTATACAATCATGA
- a CDS encoding NAD(P)H-dependent oxidoreductase — protein MKKIVVINGHPNPESFNSAIADSYINSAQNAGAEVRYIPIGQLNFNPNLQFGYQQRMELEPDLVKALEDLQWSEHQIWIHPVWWLGMPAIMKGFFDRAFLPGIAFKSDKKGNSEGLFNTKSARIITTAGDLSLRVYEDEYQSSGLIQLKKGILEYSGVSSIENHFIGPLYELTEEDRKEWLDIINGLAIADSL, from the coding sequence ATGAAAAAAATTGTAGTTATCAACGGACATCCTAATCCGGAAAGTTTTAACTCTGCTATTGCAGATTCTTATATCAATTCTGCGCAGAATGCAGGTGCCGAGGTACGGTATATTCCTATTGGACAATTAAATTTTAATCCAAATCTTCAATTTGGCTACCAACAAAGAATGGAACTGGAACCTGATCTTGTAAAAGCTCTTGAGGATCTTCAGTGGAGTGAACATCAGATATGGATACATCCTGTCTGGTGGCTGGGTATGCCTGCAATAATGAAAGGCTTCTTTGACAGAGCATTTCTTCCGGGAATTGCTTTTAAAAGTGATAAAAAAGGAAATAGCGAAGGTTTATTCAATACAAAATCAGCAAGAATTATTACTACAGCAGGTGACCTATCCCTCAGGGTTTATGAAGATGAATATCAATCAAGTGGTCTTATTCAGCTAAAAAAAGGTATTTTAGAGTACTCTGGGGTTTCATCCATTGAGAACCATTTCATAGGTCCACTTTATGAATTAACCGAAGAGGATAGAAAAGAATGGCTAGACATTATCAATGGCTTGGCTATTGCCGATTCTTTATAA
- a CDS encoding alpha/beta hydrolase has product MQEKIDPELLKVLIDSPFNQIDYPYLLMNHPSQIREEEMKITRLEESLPIPSSLSVENIHIPSSETERSIRLRVYRRKGKQNLPVLLYFHGGAFIYGTPEQYDFILYRLAQDIDMVIASVDYRLAPEHPFPAAMEDGNDALLWLSEAADYIGGNKNKIMIGGSSAGATIAASITHCARDKKEINIHHQYLLYPPMDNLLKTSSMDKLSEAPMQTKNAAEWMWNHYLQHQTEHPPQYSVPLREKNFKDLPQATIIVCELDPLKDEGREYATKLQNAGVTATLLEIERAVHAFDFFPCSLSETFYQQQIKLFKSILSQKS; this is encoded by the coding sequence ATGCAAGAAAAAATAGACCCGGAATTATTAAAAGTCCTTATTGACAGTCCTTTTAACCAAATTGACTATCCCTATTTGTTGATGAACCATCCGTCACAGATCAGGGAAGAAGAAATGAAAATAACGAGGTTGGAAGAATCACTGCCTATCCCTTCATCACTTTCTGTAGAGAATATCCATATTCCCTCTTCTGAAACAGAAAGAAGTATCAGATTGAGAGTTTATAGGCGAAAAGGAAAACAAAATTTGCCTGTACTACTCTATTTCCATGGAGGAGCTTTTATCTACGGAACACCGGAACAATATGATTTTATCTTGTATCGATTGGCACAGGATATTGATATGGTTATTGCTTCTGTGGATTACCGGTTGGCTCCCGAACATCCCTTTCCTGCTGCTATGGAAGATGGTAATGATGCCTTACTATGGTTATCCGAAGCGGCTGATTATATTGGTGGAAACAAAAACAAAATAATGATTGGCGGCAGCAGTGCCGGAGCTACAATTGCAGCATCAATAACTCATTGTGCAAGAGACAAGAAAGAAATAAACATTCATCATCAATATTTATTGTATCCACCAATGGACAATCTTTTGAAGACCTCATCAATGGATAAGCTGTCAGAAGCGCCCATGCAAACTAAAAACGCGGCTGAATGGATGTGGAATCATTATCTACAGCATCAAACGGAACATCCACCTCAATACTCAGTTCCTTTACGGGAAAAGAATTTTAAAGACCTTCCCCAAGCTACTATCATTGTATGCGAATTGGATCCGTTGAAAGATGAAGGAAGAGAGTATGCTACAAAATTACAGAATGCAGGAGTTACTGCTACACTACTGGAAATTGAAAGAGCTGTACATGCATTTGACTTCTTCCCTTGTTCACTCTCTGAAACATTTTACCAACAACAAATCAAATTATTTAAATCTATTTTAAGTCAGAAATCATGA
- a CDS encoding AraC family transcriptional regulator — MARENIYQSLEVFYEKIDQCPLKDRQFNFFELVYVISGFGNHIVNENTIAFKSGDLFLITPNDCHGFDLDGTCEFMVVRFGENYIKEYQWKSIDHIECLLYYASHLSGSLLVNNEDKKMMSLLIQNLQHAIEHESIYNEDLTRHLVNAIIVIAARNIAVIKPQNISSNADVRILQILDYIQENIRLPKLLKVEAIAHEFGLSPTYLGSYFRKQCNESIQQYISSYKIRLIEHRLRFSDKRVHEIADEFGFADESHINKFFKRHKGKSLKAYRLDLT; from the coding sequence ATGGCAAGAGAAAATATATACCAGTCTCTGGAAGTTTTTTATGAAAAGATAGATCAATGCCCATTAAAAGACAGGCAATTCAACTTTTTTGAACTGGTGTATGTAATTTCCGGCTTTGGAAATCATATAGTTAACGAGAATACAATTGCTTTTAAATCAGGAGATTTATTTTTAATTACACCCAATGATTGCCATGGATTTGATCTGGACGGAACCTGTGAATTTATGGTAGTTCGTTTTGGTGAAAATTACATCAAAGAATACCAATGGAAAAGTATAGACCATATTGAGTGCCTTTTATATTATGCTTCTCATTTGTCCGGTTCGTTACTCGTGAATAATGAAGATAAAAAAATGATGAGTCTCCTCATTCAGAACCTACAGCACGCAATAGAACATGAGTCAATATATAATGAAGACCTTACACGACACTTGGTCAATGCTATTATTGTGATTGCAGCAAGGAACATAGCAGTCATCAAACCACAGAATATTTCCTCCAATGCAGATGTTCGTATTCTTCAGATTCTGGATTATATTCAGGAAAATATACGCCTGCCTAAATTACTGAAAGTGGAAGCTATCGCCCATGAGTTTGGATTATCACCAACCTATCTTGGCAGTTATTTCCGTAAACAGTGTAATGAATCTATTCAGCAATATATTTCTTCCTATAAAATCCGGTTGATAGAGCACAGACTGCGCTTCAGTGATAAGAGAGTTCATGAAATTGCAGATGAGTTCGGGTTTGCAGATGAAAGTCACATTAACAAGTTCTTCAAAAGGCATAAAGGGAAAAGCCTTAAGGCATATCGGCTTGATTTAACTTAG
- a CDS encoding SBBP repeat-containing protein, translating into MKKLTLLFVIIFLPFIAYSQQSYLPGYNWGGNIGGTGYDRADHIMTDLYGNVIVAGKFSANTDFGISTPATSISSSGSSDAYVAKYSEQGALIWVKTFASNTSYDDAPYINSTAMDSSGNIYLTGYFTGTIDFDPSPTGVKLLTSNGDADIFIAKLDRNGILVWAGNIGGAESDRGFGITVDNQDRIYVTGSFRTTADFDITPGVFNLTSEYIDTTFIIKLDKNANIIWGKATQGNGSDVGMSVAVDSAYNVFVTGRNLGTTDFDPSPTSSFILSNSFAGQAYLMKLDSNGNFLNAGATSSANQNHAATPQKIKIDSNNNIIIAGSFYGTADFNFGTGNNPMTSYGTFQPNDAFVLKVDNNLNYLWATKLGAEFDDGAYGLAIDQNNNILTTGYFRGIIINDYSGRYGEEVFVWALDPAGNQIGLDDYIGPGSGDQGNDITVDKSGNIYVAGMFYTSLKNSTIFNYPSAGNSDGFVVKLGNIANPAPTDLPPTAIEDFYTQSGNTSSYTLNVLANDQGLSGAQLIKIVSYPLYGTLNVNSNGTIVYTPNVSTPMNDSFSYTVENGNGMVSNVAKVNIINSGSLSVKEAEVGQKIALYPNPADAVVHLMSDSKIMTVQILDMSGKKLLEANGTNKIDVSMLSSGVYLLSAKTRSGEILRQTFIKK; encoded by the coding sequence ATGAAAAAACTAACTCTACTCTTTGTTATCATCTTTTTACCTTTCATTGCTTATTCACAGCAATCCTATCTGCCGGGCTATAATTGGGGCGGAAATATCGGAGGGACCGGATATGACCGAGCAGATCATATTATGACAGATCTATACGGAAATGTCATTGTAGCTGGAAAATTTTCTGCCAATACTGATTTTGGTATTTCAACACCCGCTACTTCTATTTCAAGTTCTGGTTCTTCAGATGCTTATGTAGCAAAGTATTCTGAACAAGGGGCACTTATCTGGGTGAAGACATTTGCTTCTAATACCTCTTATGACGACGCGCCTTATATAAACTCCACAGCAATGGATTCTTCAGGTAATATATACCTTACAGGGTACTTTACAGGAACTATTGATTTTGACCCCAGCCCTACAGGAGTTAAATTGCTTACATCAAATGGTGATGCAGATATTTTTATCGCAAAATTAGACAGAAACGGTATCCTAGTCTGGGCAGGAAATATTGGCGGAGCGGAATCTGACCGTGGCTTTGGAATCACCGTTGACAACCAGGATAGAATATATGTGACAGGCAGCTTCAGAACTACTGCCGATTTTGATATTACTCCGGGGGTTTTTAATCTGACAAGCGAATACATTGATACCACTTTTATCATCAAGCTTGATAAAAATGCCAATATCATCTGGGGTAAAGCAACACAGGGAAATGGCTCAGATGTTGGAATGTCAGTAGCAGTGGATTCTGCTTATAATGTCTTTGTTACCGGAAGAAACTTAGGAACCACGGATTTTGACCCCAGTCCTACCTCATCATTCATTCTCAGCAATTCTTTTGCCGGACAAGCTTATCTTATGAAACTTGACAGTAATGGAAATTTTCTGAATGCCGGTGCTACATCTTCTGCTAATCAAAATCATGCAGCAACACCACAGAAAATAAAAATTGACAGTAATAATAATATTATCATTGCAGGGAGTTTTTATGGAACCGCAGATTTTAACTTTGGTACAGGCAACAATCCGATGACTTCCTATGGTACGTTTCAGCCCAACGACGCTTTTGTGTTGAAGGTTGATAATAATCTGAATTATTTATGGGCCACTAAACTGGGAGCAGAGTTTGATGACGGCGCCTACGGACTTGCTATCGATCAAAACAATAACATATTGACGACTGGATATTTTAGAGGCATTATCATAAATGATTATAGTGGAAGATACGGAGAAGAAGTTTTTGTATGGGCACTTGATCCGGCAGGAAACCAGATCGGTCTTGACGATTATATCGGACCTGGAAGTGGCGACCAAGGCAATGATATTACAGTAGATAAATCCGGAAATATTTATGTAGCTGGTATGTTCTACACAAGCCTTAAAAACTCAACTATTTTTAACTATCCATCTGCCGGTAACAGTGATGGCTTTGTGGTCAAGCTTGGAAATATAGCCAACCCGGCACCTACCGACCTTCCTCCAACCGCAATAGAAGATTTTTACACTCAGAGTGGAAATACTTCTTCATATACATTAAATGTGTTGGCCAATGATCAGGGACTTTCGGGAGCACAGCTTATTAAAATAGTATCATATCCGCTATATGGTACACTGAATGTTAATAGTAATGGAACAATAGTTTATACTCCCAACGTTTCTACCCCTATGAATGACAGTTTCAGCTACACGGTTGAGAATGGCAATGGTATGGTTTCCAATGTTGCAAAGGTTAATATCATTAATAGCGGAAGCCTAAGTGTTAAAGAAGCAGAAGTTGGTCAAAAAATCGCTCTTTATCCTAATCCTGCTGATGCAGTGGTACATTTAATGTCTGATTCGAAAATTATGACTGTACAGATATTGGATATGTCCGGTAAAAAGTTATTGGAAGCTAATGGAACAAATAAAATTGATGTTTCAATGCTGTCTTCCGGAGTTTATCTACTTTCAGCAAAAACGCGGAGTGGTGAAATCCTGCGTCAAACATTTATTAAAAAATAA
- a CDS encoding cryptochrome/photolyase family protein, with the protein MSKMNIFWFRRDLRLEDNMGLHHALNAGLKVLPVFIFDTEILNQLQNKSDRRVDYIHQALQHIHQELKKHNSGLQVYYGTPIDVFKKIAEDCAVDTVFCNRDYEPQAIQRDRQVADLLSKHHIHFRDFKDQVIFEKNNILKNDLSPYTVFTPYSKKWKGNLKAIETVTTNWDGFANDEGTSEIISLKEIGFEKTDVEYLEPRLDKDIIDSYGKYRDFPALDRTTHLGIALRFGTISIRKCVQYAVHHNEVWLNELIWREFFMQILYHYPSVVHQCFKKKYENIIWRNDENDFKAWCEGKTGYPIVDAGMRELNETGFMHNRVRMITASFLTKHLLIDWRWGESYFAEKLLDYDLAANNGNWQWAAGCGCDAAPYFRIFNPYEQAKKFDKETKYIRKWLSEDYKEEPIVDHAKARERALKVYKEALAE; encoded by the coding sequence ATGAGTAAAATGAATATTTTTTGGTTCAGAAGAGACCTCAGACTGGAAGATAATATGGGACTTCACCATGCACTGAATGCTGGATTAAAGGTTCTTCCGGTTTTTATTTTTGATACTGAGATACTGAATCAACTTCAGAATAAAAGTGACAGAAGGGTAGATTATATTCATCAGGCTTTACAACATATTCATCAAGAGTTGAAGAAACATAATAGTGGTCTTCAGGTTTATTATGGTACTCCAATAGATGTTTTTAAAAAAATAGCAGAAGATTGTGCTGTTGATACTGTTTTTTGTAACAGGGATTATGAGCCACAGGCTATACAGCGGGACCGTCAGGTCGCTGATCTGCTGTCGAAACATCATATTCATTTCAGGGACTTTAAAGATCAGGTCATATTTGAAAAGAATAACATTCTGAAAAATGACCTTTCCCCATATACTGTTTTTACTCCATACTCAAAGAAATGGAAAGGAAATTTGAAAGCTATAGAAACGGTTACTACAAACTGGGATGGTTTTGCAAATGATGAAGGAACTTCAGAGATCATTTCATTGAAAGAAATTGGGTTTGAAAAAACTGATGTTGAATATTTAGAACCCAGGTTGGATAAAGACATCATAGATTCTTATGGTAAGTACAGGGATTTCCCTGCACTGGACCGCACTACGCATTTGGGTATTGCACTACGTTTTGGAACCATTTCCATCAGAAAATGTGTACAATATGCTGTTCACCATAATGAAGTTTGGCTTAATGAACTAATATGGAGAGAGTTTTTCATGCAGATCCTGTATCATTATCCCAGTGTTGTTCATCAGTGTTTTAAAAAGAAATATGAGAATATTATCTGGAGAAATGATGAAAATGACTTTAAGGCATGGTGTGAAGGTAAAACAGGGTATCCAATTGTGGATGCCGGAATGAGGGAGCTTAATGAAACGGGATTTATGCACAACAGGGTAAGAATGATCACAGCAAGTTTTCTTACTAAACATCTGCTCATTGATTGGCGATGGGGAGAATCCTATTTTGCTGAAAAACTATTAGATTATGACTTGGCCGCTAATAATGGAAACTGGCAGTGGGCTGCTGGATGCGGATGTGATGCAGCACCTTATTTCAGAATATTCAACCCTTATGAGCAGGCTAAAAAATTTGATAAAGAGACAAAATATATCAGGAAGTGGCTTTCTGAAGATTATAAAGAAGAACCTATTGTAGATCATGCTAAAGCCAGAGAACGGGCATTGAAGGTTTATAAAGAAGCCTTGGCAGAATAA
- the hemH gene encoding ferrochelatase: MTKKGILLINLGSPRSTAVEDVKEYLDEFLMDEKVIDYRWIFRALLVRGIILKTRPAKSAEAYKTVWTDQGSPLIVITKKIQQKLQKLVDIPVEIGMRYAEPSIETGIRNLVEKGITEIVLFPLYPQYAMSTTETVIEKAEEIRKKKFPHIRINYIQPFYNRDLYIDCLAESIREKLPENFDALLFSYHGVPERHIYKTDRTKTCNMNDCCYKDTHPSHSFCYRHQCFNTTERVIKKLGLPKDKVIVSFQSRLGKDKWIEPYTDHTLETLPGKGVKNLAIVCPAFVSDCLETLEEISVEGKELFLEAGGENFTYIPCLNDEDHWIEVIRNLCEEQLTQFYLL, from the coding sequence TTGACTAAAAAAGGAATTTTATTAATCAATCTTGGCTCTCCAAGATCAACGGCAGTAGAGGATGTAAAAGAATATCTGGACGAATTTCTGATGGACGAAAAAGTTATTGATTATCGATGGATTTTTCGGGCACTTTTAGTTCGCGGGATTATTTTAAAAACCAGGCCAGCAAAATCAGCGGAAGCTTATAAAACGGTATGGACAGACCAAGGTTCTCCCCTTATTGTTATAACAAAGAAAATACAGCAAAAGCTACAAAAGCTAGTTGATATCCCGGTAGAAATCGGAATGAGATATGCAGAACCAAGCATTGAAACAGGGATCAGAAATCTTGTTGAAAAAGGGATTACAGAAATTGTCTTGTTTCCTCTTTATCCACAATATGCAATGAGTACGACAGAAACGGTCATTGAAAAAGCGGAAGAAATCAGAAAGAAAAAGTTTCCCCATATAAGGATCAATTACATCCAACCCTTTTATAACAGGGATCTATATATCGATTGTCTTGCGGAAAGTATTCGTGAGAAACTTCCTGAAAATTTTGATGCTTTATTGTTCTCTTATCATGGAGTTCCCGAACGGCATATTTACAAAACAGACCGAACAAAGACGTGTAATATGAATGACTGTTGTTACAAAGATACTCATCCCAGTCATTCGTTTTGTTATCGTCACCAGTGTTTTAATACCACAGAACGCGTGATCAAAAAGCTGGGGTTACCAAAAGATAAAGTCATTGTTTCTTTTCAGTCCAGATTAGGAAAAGATAAGTGGATAGAGCCTTATACAGACCATACATTAGAAACATTACCCGGTAAAGGAGTTAAAAATCTTGCCATTGTTTGCCCGGCATTTGTTTCAGACTGTCTTGAAACCCTGGAAGAGATTTCCGTTGAAGGAAAAGAATTGTTTCTGGAAGCAGGTGGCGAAAACTTCACCTATATTCCTTGTCTGAATGATGAAGACCATTGGATTGAAGTTATCAGAAATCTGTGTGAAGAGCAACTTACTCAATTCTATTTACTATAG
- a CDS encoding MarR family winged helix-turn-helix transcriptional regulator, whose product MNYTLIKDFIDLLQDFETEIHALPDRYPGTIQGFKAWISDKENAVKEDHSEEPYWEGKENGRTPESAISTLLVHLNRYAKTYSKSAISDSEFSTQEDFIYLINLKAFGEMSKMALIKKNIQDKPVGMLIIARLLRQGLIEQTDSDLDKRSKLIRISARGLMILENQMDKIRQATHIVAGNLTHSEKMNLIRILNKLDRFHYPIFSRNIESDQLINTVYDEYSFKD is encoded by the coding sequence ATGAATTATACACTTATTAAAGACTTTATAGACCTGTTACAGGATTTTGAAACGGAGATCCATGCACTCCCTGATAGGTATCCGGGAACTATTCAGGGTTTTAAAGCATGGATTTCTGATAAGGAGAATGCGGTGAAAGAAGATCATTCTGAAGAACCTTACTGGGAAGGTAAAGAGAATGGAAGGACCCCTGAAAGCGCCATAAGCACCTTGCTTGTTCATCTTAACCGTTATGCAAAAACCTATTCAAAGTCTGCCATCTCCGATTCTGAATTTTCTACTCAGGAAGACTTCATCTATTTAATTAATCTGAAAGCTTTTGGAGAGATGAGCAAAATGGCTCTGATCAAGAAAAATATACAGGATAAACCGGTAGGGATGCTTATTATTGCAAGACTTTTACGTCAGGGACTTATTGAACAGACCGATTCTGATTTAGACAAACGCAGCAAATTAATCCGTATTTCTGCAAGAGGATTGATGATTTTGGAAAATCAGATGGATAAGATCCGTCAGGCCACTCATATTGTTGCAGGAAATCTTACCCATAGTGAAAAGATGAATCTGATTCGTATTCTTAATAAGCTGGATAGATTTCATTATCCTATTTTTTCGCGAAACATCGAATCTGATCAACTTATCAATACAGTATATGACGAATATTCATTTAAAGATTAA